The following are from one region of the Heliangelus exortis chromosome 2, bHelExo1.hap1, whole genome shotgun sequence genome:
- the RECQL4 gene encoding ATP-dependent DNA helicase Q4 isoform X2: MFGYSSFRPGQELPIMRILSGLSTLVVLPTGMGKSLCYQLPAHLYHQRSRSITLVISPLVSLMDDQTSGLPPCLKAICLHSNMTKTQRENSMEKVRRGEVQVLLMSPEALVGSEPGSGFLPGVPNLPPVAFACIDEAHCLSEWSHNFRPSYLRICKVLRDRLGVRCFLGLTATATLATTRDVAKHLGISQEEEGKIPRFTPIPPNLLLSVSLDRYRDEALISLLQGERFGSLDSIIVYCTRREETTRLAALIRTSLQGIPPHQPTPGPKKNQPKGKKPPLQLVADAYHAGLSPSQRRGVQKNFMRGHLRVVVATVAFGMGLDKANVRGVIHYNMPKNFESYVQEIGRAGRDGEPAWCHLFLDPEGEDLHELRRHIYGDTVDFVTIKKLVQMVFKPCRCLELHQKHQELVKDTEVEDSEMAKLLEEEEEGEKEEEEEDSRTSQPSVQRVCYKHERTIPIQPTVETLDLREEGIETLLCYLELHPRHWLELLHPTYSTCRIRSYGGARQLREAARSSPPIAVFLARERLVGRDHGQSSSLEFNVVSLSDSMGWEVPLVKRSLRQLQWDPRLCRGGKSGILVEFEDLSFHFRAYGDLTARELDFLCDFLHGRVVAREKMALGQLQACFRAFQSVAFQTCDLHPEEEEEERSSQLKALLQDYFEKEPREEEEEEEDEEEAPGDTTPPEQETQIRADIRRFLALRPEENFSGRAVARIFHGIGSPRFPAQVFGRDRRFWRKHLHFDFHRLIRLATQEILATR, encoded by the exons ATGTTTGGCTACAGCTCCTTCCGACCCGGCCAAGAGTTGCCCATCATGAGGATCCTCTCTG gtCTTTCCACCCTGGTGGTGTTACCCACAGGGATGGGGAAGTCCCTTTGCTACCAGCTCCCCGCTCACCTCTACCACCAACGTTCCAGATCCATCACTTTGGTCATCTCCCCCTTGGTGTCCCTCATGGATGACCAG ACCTCAGGTTTGCCCCCCTGCCTCAAGGCCATTTGCCTCCATTCCAACATGACCAAAACCCAACGGGAAAACTCCATGGAGAAG GTGAGACGGGGAGAGGTCCAGGTCCTCCTCATGTCTCCAGAAGCTCTGGTTGGATCAGAACCAGGATCTGGTTTCCTCCCTGGTGTCCCCAACTTGCCCCCCGTGGCTTTCGCTTGCATCGACGAAGCCCACTGCCTCTCCGAGTGGTCCCACAACTTCCGGCCCTCCTACCTCCGGATCTGCAAG GTTCTTCGGGATCGCTTGGGCGTCCGCTGCTTCTTGGGGCTGACGGCCACTGCCACCTTGGCCACCACCAGGGATGTGGCCAAACATTTGGGAATCTCccaggaagaggaaggaaaaatcccACGTTTCACCCCCATCCCCCCAAACCTCCTCCTCTCCGTCTCCCTCGACCGCTATCGGGATGAG gcTCTCATCTCCTTACTCCAAGGGGAACGTTTTGGATCCTTGGATTCCATCATTGTCTACTGCACCCGCCGTGAGGAGACCACTCGCCTCGCCGCCCTCATCCGCACCTCCCTCCAAGGGATCCCACCCCACCAGCCCACCCCAGGCCCAAAAAAGAACCAACCCAAGG GCAAAAAGCCCCCTCTCCAGTTGGTCGCCGACGCTTACCACGCCGGTTTGTCCCCTTCCCAACGCCGTGGTGTTCAGAAGAACTTCATGAGGGGTCACCTCCGAGTGGTGGTGGCCACGGTGGCTTTTGGGATGGGATTGGACAAAGCCAATGTCCGAGGAGTCATCCATTACAACATGCCCAAAAATTTTGAGTCTTACGTCCAAGAAATCGGCCGGGCCGGGCGAGACGGGGAACCCGCTTGGTGTCACCTCTTCCTAGACCCAGAG gGTGAAGATCTCCACGAGCTTCGGCGTCACATTTACGGCGACACCGTGGATTTTGTCACCATCAAGAAGTTGGTGCAGATGGTTTTTAAGCCTTGTAGATGTTTGGAGCTGCACCAGAAACACCAGGAGCTTGTCAAG GACACAGAGGTGGAAGACTCCGAAATGGCCAAACTcttggaagaagaagaagaaggagaaaaggaggaggaggaagaagactCCAGAACCTCCCAACCAAGTGTCCAACGTGTGTGCTACAAGCACGAACGCACCATCCCCATCCAACCAACTGTGGAGACCTTGGATCTCCGAGAAGAAG GAATTGAAACCCTCCTGTGCTACCTGGAGCTCCACCCACGCCATTGGTTGGAATTGTTGCATCCCACCTACTCCACCTGCAGGATCCGGAGCTACGGAGGAGCCCGGCAACTCCGGGAAGCTGCGAGGAG CTCTCCTCCTATCGCTGTCTTCCTGGCCCGGGAACGTTTGGTGGGACGAGATCATGGGCAGAGCAGTTCCTTGGAATTCAACGTGGTCTCCTTGAGTGATTCCATGGGGTGGGAGGTGCCTTTGGTCAAACGTTCCTTGCGTCAACTCCAGTGGGATCCGCGGCTCTGCCGAG GTGGGAAGAGCGGGATCCTGGTGGAATTTGAGGATTTGTCCTTCCACTTCCGCGCCTACGGTGACCTCACGGCCCGGGAGCTGGATTTCCTCTGTGACTTCCTCCATGGAAGAGTGGTGGCCAGGGAGAAGATGGCTCTTGGGCAACTCCAGGCCTGCTTCCGGGCATTCCAGAG CGTAGCGTTCCAGACCTGTGACCTTCAtcctgaggaagaggaagaggagaggagctcCCAGTTGAAGGCTCTACTCCAGGATTACTTCGAGAAGGAACCAcgtgaggaggaggaggaagaagaggatgaggaggaagctCCTGGAGATACCACG CCACCAGAGCAGGAGACCCAAATCCGCGCCGACATCCGCCGCTTCCTGGCTCTCCGCCCCGAGGAGAACTTTTCCGGCCGCGCCGTCGCCAGGATCTTCCACGGCATCG GGAGCCCCCGGTTTCCCGCCCAGGTCTTCGGGCGCGACCGCCGCTTCTGGAGGAAACATCTCCACTTCGACTTCCACCGCCTCATCCGCTTGGCCACCCAGGAGATCCTGGCCACCAGGTGA
- the RECQL4 gene encoding ATP-dependent DNA helicase Q4 isoform X1, translating to MFGYSSFRPGQELPIMRILSGLSTLVVLPTGMGKSLCYQLPAHLYHQRSRSITLVISPLVSLMDDQTSGLPPCLKAICLHSNMTKTQRENSMEKVRRGEVQVLLMSPEALVGSEPGSGFLPGVPNLPPVAFACIDEAHCLSEWSHNFRPSYLRICKVLRDRLGVRCFLGLTATATLATTRDVAKHLGISQEEEGKIPRFTPIPPNLLLSVSLDRYRDEALISLLQGERFGSLDSIIVYCTRREETTRLAALIRTSLQGIPPHQPTPGPKKNQPKGKKPPLQLVADAYHAGLSPSQRRGVQKNFMRGHLRVVVATVAFGMGLDKANVRGVIHYNMPKNFESYVQEIGRAGRDGEPAWCHLFLDPEGEDLHELRRHIYGDTVDFVTIKKLVQMVFKPCRCLELHQKHQELVKDTEVEDSEMAKLLEEEEEGEKEEEEEDSRTSQPSVQRVCYKHERTIPIQPTVETLDLREEGIETLLCYLELHPRHWLELLHPTYSTCRIRSYGGARQLREAARSSPPIAVFLARERLVGRDHGQSSSLEFNVVSLSDSMGWEVPLVKRSLRQLQWDPRLCRGGKSGILVEFEDLSFHFRAYGDLTARELDFLCDFLHGRVVAREKMALGQLQACFRAFQSVAFQTCDLHPEEEEEERSSQLKALLQDYFEKEPREEEEEEEDEEEAPGDTTQPPEQETQIRADIRRFLALRPEENFSGRAVARIFHGIGSPRFPAQVFGRDRRFWRKHLHFDFHRLIRLATQEILATR from the exons ATGTTTGGCTACAGCTCCTTCCGACCCGGCCAAGAGTTGCCCATCATGAGGATCCTCTCTG gtCTTTCCACCCTGGTGGTGTTACCCACAGGGATGGGGAAGTCCCTTTGCTACCAGCTCCCCGCTCACCTCTACCACCAACGTTCCAGATCCATCACTTTGGTCATCTCCCCCTTGGTGTCCCTCATGGATGACCAG ACCTCAGGTTTGCCCCCCTGCCTCAAGGCCATTTGCCTCCATTCCAACATGACCAAAACCCAACGGGAAAACTCCATGGAGAAG GTGAGACGGGGAGAGGTCCAGGTCCTCCTCATGTCTCCAGAAGCTCTGGTTGGATCAGAACCAGGATCTGGTTTCCTCCCTGGTGTCCCCAACTTGCCCCCCGTGGCTTTCGCTTGCATCGACGAAGCCCACTGCCTCTCCGAGTGGTCCCACAACTTCCGGCCCTCCTACCTCCGGATCTGCAAG GTTCTTCGGGATCGCTTGGGCGTCCGCTGCTTCTTGGGGCTGACGGCCACTGCCACCTTGGCCACCACCAGGGATGTGGCCAAACATTTGGGAATCTCccaggaagaggaaggaaaaatcccACGTTTCACCCCCATCCCCCCAAACCTCCTCCTCTCCGTCTCCCTCGACCGCTATCGGGATGAG gcTCTCATCTCCTTACTCCAAGGGGAACGTTTTGGATCCTTGGATTCCATCATTGTCTACTGCACCCGCCGTGAGGAGACCACTCGCCTCGCCGCCCTCATCCGCACCTCCCTCCAAGGGATCCCACCCCACCAGCCCACCCCAGGCCCAAAAAAGAACCAACCCAAGG GCAAAAAGCCCCCTCTCCAGTTGGTCGCCGACGCTTACCACGCCGGTTTGTCCCCTTCCCAACGCCGTGGTGTTCAGAAGAACTTCATGAGGGGTCACCTCCGAGTGGTGGTGGCCACGGTGGCTTTTGGGATGGGATTGGACAAAGCCAATGTCCGAGGAGTCATCCATTACAACATGCCCAAAAATTTTGAGTCTTACGTCCAAGAAATCGGCCGGGCCGGGCGAGACGGGGAACCCGCTTGGTGTCACCTCTTCCTAGACCCAGAG gGTGAAGATCTCCACGAGCTTCGGCGTCACATTTACGGCGACACCGTGGATTTTGTCACCATCAAGAAGTTGGTGCAGATGGTTTTTAAGCCTTGTAGATGTTTGGAGCTGCACCAGAAACACCAGGAGCTTGTCAAG GACACAGAGGTGGAAGACTCCGAAATGGCCAAACTcttggaagaagaagaagaaggagaaaaggaggaggaggaagaagactCCAGAACCTCCCAACCAAGTGTCCAACGTGTGTGCTACAAGCACGAACGCACCATCCCCATCCAACCAACTGTGGAGACCTTGGATCTCCGAGAAGAAG GAATTGAAACCCTCCTGTGCTACCTGGAGCTCCACCCACGCCATTGGTTGGAATTGTTGCATCCCACCTACTCCACCTGCAGGATCCGGAGCTACGGAGGAGCCCGGCAACTCCGGGAAGCTGCGAGGAG CTCTCCTCCTATCGCTGTCTTCCTGGCCCGGGAACGTTTGGTGGGACGAGATCATGGGCAGAGCAGTTCCTTGGAATTCAACGTGGTCTCCTTGAGTGATTCCATGGGGTGGGAGGTGCCTTTGGTCAAACGTTCCTTGCGTCAACTCCAGTGGGATCCGCGGCTCTGCCGAG GTGGGAAGAGCGGGATCCTGGTGGAATTTGAGGATTTGTCCTTCCACTTCCGCGCCTACGGTGACCTCACGGCCCGGGAGCTGGATTTCCTCTGTGACTTCCTCCATGGAAGAGTGGTGGCCAGGGAGAAGATGGCTCTTGGGCAACTCCAGGCCTGCTTCCGGGCATTCCAGAG CGTAGCGTTCCAGACCTGTGACCTTCAtcctgaggaagaggaagaggagaggagctcCCAGTTGAAGGCTCTACTCCAGGATTACTTCGAGAAGGAACCAcgtgaggaggaggaggaagaagaggatgaggaggaagctCCTGGAGATACCACG CAGCCACCAGAGCAGGAGACCCAAATCCGCGCCGACATCCGCCGCTTCCTGGCTCTCCGCCCCGAGGAGAACTTTTCCGGCCGCGCCGTCGCCAGGATCTTCCACGGCATCG GGAGCCCCCGGTTTCCCGCCCAGGTCTTCGGGCGCGACCGCCGCTTCTGGAGGAAACATCTCCACTTCGACTTCCACCGCCTCATCCGCTTGGCCACCCAGGAGATCCTGGCCACCAGGTGA